Proteins co-encoded in one Oreochromis aureus strain Israel breed Guangdong linkage group 3, ZZ_aureus, whole genome shotgun sequence genomic window:
- the LOC120435200 gene encoding ribonuclease inhibitor-like, with the protein MFREAATYGDFTDLEEYTSSVSSYINNKNDESAYREEVQRLTIWCKDNNLSLNVDKTKEMVVDFRRTRGDHSPLSINGSSVEIVDSTKFLGVHLEKDLGWSLNTSSLLWSCGLSKISCKYLAAALKSNPSHQRELDLSYNNLQDSGVKQLCGFLEIPGSGLETLRLWSCGLSKISCDYLAAVLKSNTSHLRELDMLGNKLENSDVKQLCDLEESSDCRLETLRWWS; encoded by the exons ATGTTTAGGGAGGCTGCAACTTACGGCGACTTCACTGACTTGGAGGAGTACACGTCATCAGTGTCCAGCTACATCAACAA CAAGAACGACGAGTCagcgtacagagaggaagtgcagaggctAACGATCTGGTGTAAAGacaacaacctgtctctgaatgttgacaagacaaaagagatggttGTTGACTTTAGGAGGACACGAGGCGACCATTCACCGCTGAGCATCAACGGCTCCTCTGTGGAGATCGTCGACAGCACCAAATTCCTGGGCGTCCACCTGGAGAAGGACCTCGGctggtccctcaacaccagctccct ATTGtggagctgtggtttgtcaaagatcagctgtaaatatctggcagcagcgctgaagtccaacccctcccatcagAGAGAACTGGACCTGAGttacaacaacctgcaggattcaggagtgaagcagctgtgtggttttctggagaTTCCAGGAtctggacttgaaactctgag attgtggagctgtggtttgtcaaagatcagctgtgattatctggcagcagtgctgaagtccaacacctcccatctgagagaacTGGACATGTTGGGAAACAAGTTGGAGAATtcagatgtgaagcagctgtgtgatctTGAGGAGAGTTCAGACTGcagactggagactctgag gtggtggagctga